In the genome of Caulobacter flavus, the window GCGCCGCCGACGAGGGCGTGGTCCAGGCCAAGAGCGGCTTCCGGCCCACGGTCAGCGCTTCGGCCAGCATCAGCGGCTCGCGCACCGACCTGGCTCACCCGACCACCACCGTCGTCGGCGGCCAGGTGGTCCAGGGCGCCGACAACACCAAGGTGGGCGCCAGCAGCGCCACGCTTCAGCTGTCCCAGCCGCTCTACACGGGCGGCCTGGCCAGCGCCAACCTCAGCTCCGCCGAAGCCGACGTGCTGGCCGGTCGCGAAGACCTGCGCAGCGTCGAGCAGGGCGTGCTGGCCAACGTCATCACCGCCTATGTCGACGTCCGTCGCGGCCAGGAAAGTCTGCGCATCGCCCAAGAGAACGTCAGCGTCCTGACCCGTCAGCTCGACGAGTCGAACGCGCGCTTCGAGGTCGGCGAGATCACCCGCACCGACGTCGCCCAGTCGCAGGCCCGCCTGGCCGCCGCCAAGGCCAGCCTGTCGTCGTCCCAGGCCACGCTGGCCGTGGCGCGCGCCAACTACGCCCAGATCGTCGGCCAGAACCCGACCGATCTCGCGCCGGAGCCCTCGCTGGCCGAACTGCTGCCAGCCTCGGTCGAGCAGGCGTTCGACGCCGCCGAGGCCAACAACCCCGCCGTCCTGGCCGCCCGCTTCGGCGAGAAGGCCGCCGCCGCGCGCGTCGCCGCCGCCAAGGCCGCCTACCTGCCCACCGTCTCGGCCGGCGCCAGCCTCGGCTACGACGCCAGCGAGGTGAACGGCAGCGGCAAGCAGTTCGGCGAGTACGATCGCGCCATCAGCGGCTCGATCACCGCCCGCGTGCCGCTGTTCACCGGCGGCCTCAACGCCTCGAACGTCCGCGCCGCCAAGGAGCGCGAGAACGCCGCCCGCATCGCCGTCGAGGGCGCCAAGCGCACCGTCGTCCAGCAGGTCTCGGCCGCCTGGAGCACGCTGCTGGCCGCCCGCGCCAACCTCGTGTCGAACGAGGAGCAGGTGAGGGCGACCAAGATCGCCTTCGAGGGCGTGCGCCAGGAGCAGCAGGTCGGCCTGCGCACCACGCTCGACGTGCTCAACGCCCAGCAGGAGCTTCGCGCCGCCGAGCTGGCCCTGGTCACCGCCCGCCGCGACGAATACGTCGCCAGCGCCGGCGTCCTGCAGGCCATGGGCGCGCTGGACGTGGCCAAGCTGGCCCCCGGCGTCGAGCGCTACGACCCCAAGACCTCGTACGACCGCGTCGTCCACTCCGGTTCGGTGCCGTGGGAGCCGCTGGTGCGGAGCCTCGACAAGGTCGCCTCGCCGGCGATCGCGACCTCGTCCGGCGGCAAGTAATCCCGTCCAACTTCAGGACGAATCAACACGGCGCGAATCCTTGGCTTGCTTAAGCCGTGCAAGTCTGCACCATCGGCGGCACGCGTCTTGCGAGGCGCGCAAGGATTCGTAGCCCTTTCAAGACGGCCCAGCCCATCATGTCCGACCAGAGCTCCCAAGAACCGACGATGGAGGAGATCCTCGCCTCGATCAGGCGGATCATCTCCGAAGACGACGCTCCGGCCGCCGAAGCGCCGCCGCCGCCCGCGCCCGAGCCGGTTTTCGAGCCCGAACCCGAGCCCGCGATCGAGGACGACGTCCTCGAGCTGACCGATCCGATCGAGCCGCCGGCTCCGGTCGAGACGCTCGGCGACCTTGATCTCTACACCCCCGAGCCCGAGCCGGAGCCGGCCTACGCGCCGCCGCCCGCGCCCGCGCCGGAGCCCACCTACACCCCGCCGCCGGTGTTCAACCGCGACGAAGTGGCCGAGACCTTGGTCGGCGACCACGCCGCGGGCCTGGCCGCCAGCGCCTTCGGCAGCCTGAGCTCGGCCCTGCTGATGCCGGCCAACGGCCGCACGCTGGAAGACGTCGTGCGCGAGCTGCTGCGCCCGCTGCTCAAGGAGTGGCTGGACACCAACCTGCCGCGCATCGTCGAGAACAAGGTCGAGGAAGAGGTCCACCGGATCTCGCGCGGCCGCGGCGTATGACATCGGCGTCGGGTCGCCCCTAGGCGGCCTTCGACGCCCGGACTTTGAGAAGGCGGTCGCTCGCGCGGCCGCCTTTTCCCGTTCAAAATCCCCGATAAACCCGCCGCCCGGTTTCCTGGCGCGGCCTCAGATGGCATACCCGCTCCGCCATGCTTGAAAAGACCTTCGATCCCAAAGCCGTCGAACCGCGCCTGTACGAAGCCTGGGAGGCCTCCGGGGCCTTCAAGCCGTCCGAGGATCCGAACGCCGAGCCGTTCGTCATCGTGATCCCGCCGCCGAACGTCACCGGCTCGCTGCACATTGGTCACGCCCTGAACAACACGCTTCAGGACGTGCTGACCCGCTTCCACCGCATGCGCGGCAAGGCCGCCCTGTGGCTGCCGGGCACCGACCACGCCGGCATCGCCACCCAGATGGTGGTCGAGCGCCAGCTGGCCGCCGCCGGCAACATCGGCCGCCGCGACATGGGTCGCGAGGCCTTCGTCGACAAGGTCTGGGAATGGAAGGCCGAGAGCGGCGGGGCGATCACCAACCAGCTGCGCCGCCTGGGCGCCAGCTGCGACTGGTCGCGCGAGCGGTTCACCCTCGACGATGGCCTGTCAGCCGCCGTCCGCAAGGTCTTCGTCCAGCTGCACAAGCAGGGCCTGCTCTATCGCGACAAGCGCCTCGTCAACTGGGACCCGCAGTTCCAGACCGCCATCTCCGACCTCGAGGTCGAGCAGAAGGAGGTCGACGGCGCCTACTGGCACTTCGCCTATCCGCTGGCCGACGGCGTGACCTACCAGCACCCCGTCGCGTTCGACGACGAGGGCAAGCCGACCCAATATGAGACGCGCGACTACATCGTCGTGGCCACCACCCGTCCCGAAACGATGCTGGGCGACACAGGCGTGGCCGTCCATCCGTCGGACGAACGCTACAAGGACTTGGTCGGCCAGCACGTCGTCCTGCCGATCGTCGGTCGCCGCATCCCGATCGTCGCCGACGACTACGCCGACCCGACCAAGGGCTCGGGCGCGGTGAAGATCACCCCGGCCCACGACTTCAACGACTTCCAGGTCGGCAAGCGCGCCGGCCTGCCGTCGATCAACATCCTGACGCCGGAAGCCAAGCTCAACGCCGACGTCCCGGCCGAATACGTCGGCATGGACCGCTTCGCCGCGCGCAAGGCCATCGTCGCCCGCGCCGAGGAAGAGGGCTGGCTGAAGGAGATCGAGAAGACCCGCCACATGGTCCCGCACGGCGACCGTTCGGGCGTGGTCATCGAGCCCTACCTGACCGACCAGTGGTACGTCGACGCCCATACCCTGGCCCAGCCTGCCCTGAAGGCCGTCGAGAACGGCGACACCGTCTTCGAGCCCCGTCACTGGGAGAAGACCTACTTCGAGTGGCTGCGCAACATCGAGCCGTGGTGCGTCTCGCGCCAGCTGTGGTGGGGCCACCGCATCCCCGCGTGGTTCGGTCCGGACGGCTCGATCTTCGTCGAGGAGACGGAAGAAGCCGCCTACGTCGCCGCCCGCGCCCAGTTCGGCGCCGACGTCGTCCTGACCCAGGACGAAGACGTCCTCGATACCTGGTTCAGTT includes:
- a CDS encoding TolC family outer membrane protein encodes the protein MSKSRRASLLAAACCMGFLASAASAETLTDAVALAYQTNPTIQQQRAVQRAADEGVVQAKSGFRPTVSASASISGSRTDLAHPTTTVVGGQVVQGADNTKVGASSATLQLSQPLYTGGLASANLSSAEADVLAGREDLRSVEQGVLANVITAYVDVRRGQESLRIAQENVSVLTRQLDESNARFEVGEITRTDVAQSQARLAAAKASLSSSQATLAVARANYAQIVGQNPTDLAPEPSLAELLPASVEQAFDAAEANNPAVLAARFGEKAAAARVAAAKAAYLPTVSAGASLGYDASEVNGSGKQFGEYDRAISGSITARVPLFTGGLNASNVRAAKERENAARIAVEGAKRTVVQQVSAAWSTLLAARANLVSNEEQVRATKIAFEGVRQEQQVGLRTTLDVLNAQQELRAAELALVTARRDEYVASAGVLQAMGALDVAKLAPGVERYDPKTSYDRVVHSGSVPWEPLVRSLDKVASPAIATSSGGK
- a CDS encoding PopZ family protein, giving the protein MSDQSSQEPTMEEILASIRRIISEDDAPAAEAPPPPAPEPVFEPEPEPAIEDDVLELTDPIEPPAPVETLGDLDLYTPEPEPEPAYAPPPAPAPEPTYTPPPVFNRDEVAETLVGDHAAGLAASAFGSLSSALLMPANGRTLEDVVRELLRPLLKEWLDTNLPRIVENKVEEEVHRISRGRGV
- a CDS encoding valine--tRNA ligase, with protein sequence MLEKTFDPKAVEPRLYEAWEASGAFKPSEDPNAEPFVIVIPPPNVTGSLHIGHALNNTLQDVLTRFHRMRGKAALWLPGTDHAGIATQMVVERQLAAAGNIGRRDMGREAFVDKVWEWKAESGGAITNQLRRLGASCDWSRERFTLDDGLSAAVRKVFVQLHKQGLLYRDKRLVNWDPQFQTAISDLEVEQKEVDGAYWHFAYPLADGVTYQHPVAFDDEGKPTQYETRDYIVVATTRPETMLGDTGVAVHPSDERYKDLVGQHVVLPIVGRRIPIVADDYADPTKGSGAVKITPAHDFNDFQVGKRAGLPSINILTPEAKLNADVPAEYVGMDRFAARKAIVARAEEEGWLKEIEKTRHMVPHGDRSGVVIEPYLTDQWYVDAHTLAQPALKAVENGDTVFEPRHWEKTYFEWLRNIEPWCVSRQLWWGHRIPAWFGPDGSIFVEETEEAAYVAARAQFGADVVLTQDEDVLDTWFSSALWPFSTLGWPEKTPDVARFYPTSTLVTGFDIIFFWVARMMMMGIHFMDEVPFKQVFINALVRDEKGAKMSKSKGNVIDPLALIDELGCDAVRFTLTAMSGQARDIKLSKQRIEGYRNFGTKLWNATRFAQMNGCVRVEGFDPASVTQPLNKWIRGEVVKTLAEVTKAFEAPAFDEGASALYRFIWNVFCDWYLELAKPVLNGEDEAAKAETRAMTAWVLDQILILLHPVMPFITEELWDKTAEEGGPARQAMLISTRWPDMPQSWIDAEAAAEIGWLVDTVGEIRSLRAEMNVPPSAKPALALVGAGEGTLGRLERQRDLLVSLARLGEVTIADAAPAGTAPVVMGEATGALGVAEFIDVAAEKARLTKEIAGHVGEIEKTGKKLGNSDFLARAKPEVVEENRERLAEAEAAKAKLEAALGRLAAMG